A window from Nitrospira sp. ND1 encodes these proteins:
- a CDS encoding methyltransferase has translation MPRELSLAEVFQLGYYWETKILLTAVKLDVFSVLDGRGRTASEAAEKLGADVRALELLLNALVAIRLLSKTGDLYANTPVATTHLVKHGPQYIGHLLLLHDAEWGNWGKLEEAVKTGRSPVTQHVFETDPALGANVLSVLHRIGQQSGPDLAKRLALGQARTMLDLGGGAGTNAIAFCQVYPQLSAAVFDLQTTLPLTERTVKDAGLEGRISLKAGDFNRDSLGGPYDVVLMSDILHYQDLATNAALVKKIYSHLNPGGRLIIKDRFLDASGTSPAWTAAFAVHILVNTEQGACYRTAEAMQWMHDGGYVSVEEIERTAVVQGVRPSVG, from the coding sequence GTGCCTCGTGAATTGTCTCTCGCCGAAGTGTTCCAGTTAGGGTACTACTGGGAAACAAAAATTCTTTTGACAGCCGTGAAGTTAGACGTCTTTTCGGTGCTGGATGGACGCGGCCGTACCGCCTCTGAAGCGGCCGAGAAACTCGGCGCCGATGTGCGGGCGCTGGAGTTACTTCTGAATGCGCTGGTGGCGATCAGGCTTTTGTCGAAGACCGGCGATCTCTATGCCAATACGCCGGTAGCCACGACGCATCTCGTCAAGCACGGGCCGCAATATATCGGGCACTTGCTGCTGTTGCATGATGCCGAATGGGGCAATTGGGGCAAGCTGGAGGAGGCCGTGAAAACAGGCCGATCGCCGGTTACGCAACATGTCTTCGAGACGGATCCCGCGCTTGGCGCCAATGTGTTGTCCGTCTTGCACCGGATCGGGCAACAAAGTGGCCCAGATTTGGCGAAACGCCTTGCGCTTGGCCAGGCACGGACGATGCTCGATCTCGGGGGCGGGGCCGGAACCAACGCCATTGCATTTTGTCAGGTGTACCCGCAACTTTCGGCGGCGGTCTTCGATCTGCAAACGACGCTCCCATTGACCGAACGGACCGTGAAGGACGCGGGGCTTGAAGGCAGGATTTCCCTGAAGGCCGGTGACTTCAACCGCGATTCGTTGGGTGGCCCCTATGACGTGGTGTTGATGTCCGATATCCTTCACTATCAGGATCTGGCAACCAATGCCGCGCTGGTGAAGAAAATCTATAGCCATCTGAATCCCGGTGGACGCTTGATCATCAAAGACCGGTTCTTGGATGCCTCGGGTACGAGCCCTGCCTGGACGGCGGCGTTTGCCGTCCATATTCTCGTCAATACTGAACAAGGCGCCTGCTACCGCACCGCAGAAGCCATGCAGTGGATGCACGATGGGGGATATGTCTCGGTTGAGGAAATCGAGCGGACGGCGGTGGTGCAAGGTGTTCGGCCAAGTGTCGGGTAA
- a CDS encoding carboxypeptidase regulatory-like domain-containing protein, whose translation MRLTRSSLLCCLALVVWLCQVVPSVSAYDIVDVQHGGSLEGRVTLSGAVPDPKAFNLITFPDPTYCGRISNGKGWRLLRDFIVNAESGLKNAVVLLEGVESGKPFDLSVPLIEARDCMFGPWMTIVRNGHAVEVVNMDPVMHDIQGYETSPEAGARVLFNTPLILNQQHQRGNMHAIHNHAPGKSLVGPVYLNKGRRTFYMQCGFHAYMESWAMAVNNPYYAVTDDQGAFRIENVPPGTYQMVVWHPQAGPGVTRTITVGPDGATVEQVALPAPRGTRTAYRVMDNPRFGLESLGHPVEIEPLVEHQH comes from the coding sequence ATGAGATTGACTCGTTCCAGCCTGCTCTGTTGTCTTGCGCTCGTCGTCTGGTTGTGCCAGGTCGTGCCCTCCGTCTCTGCCTATGACATTGTCGACGTTCAGCATGGCGGGTCACTTGAAGGACGAGTGACCCTGTCGGGCGCCGTTCCGGACCCGAAAGCGTTCAATCTCATTACGTTCCCAGACCCGACCTATTGTGGGCGGATTTCGAACGGGAAGGGGTGGCGTCTCCTGCGCGACTTCATCGTGAACGCCGAGAGCGGTTTGAAAAATGCCGTAGTGCTGCTCGAAGGGGTCGAGTCGGGGAAGCCATTTGATCTCTCGGTGCCCCTGATCGAGGCGCGGGATTGCATGTTCGGCCCCTGGATGACGATCGTGCGCAATGGCCATGCGGTGGAAGTGGTGAATATGGATCCGGTGATGCACGACATTCAGGGCTATGAAACCTCCCCCGAGGCCGGGGCACGAGTGTTGTTCAATACGCCCTTGATTCTAAATCAACAGCATCAACGGGGAAATATGCATGCGATTCATAACCATGCACCGGGAAAGTCTCTGGTAGGACCGGTCTATCTGAACAAGGGACGGCGAACGTTTTACATGCAGTGCGGCTTTCACGCCTACATGGAAAGCTGGGCGATGGCCGTGAACAACCCCTATTACGCGGTGACGGATGACCAAGGCGCGTTCAGGATCGAGAATGTCCCGCCGGGGACGTACCAGATGGTGGTCTGGCATCCGCAGGCAGGGCCTGGGGTGACGCGGACGATTACGGTCGGTCCTGACGGGGCTACGGTGGAACAAGTGGCGCTTCCTGCTCCCAGGGGAACTCGGACTGCCTACAGGGTCATGGACAATCCTCGTTTCGGGCTGGAGTCCCTTGGTCATCCCGTGGAGATTGAGCCGTTGGTGGAGCATCAGCACTAA
- a CDS encoding HEAT repeat domain-containing protein: MALHNESRSLLTMSGWMAVAMATGVLLCLWPSAASARSLKEAQAAFDKKQYQEALDLVEQVTKEQGPQPEARRLKIHSLILLAKPKDALVEYEHLERDLKQDDRALLKEVALGFVYVLLKDMREQMRGAAYTALKDVDSPEMIPALEDGLSDGSGLVRALAAEALGKLEAGRRSPRLRNALEDQAGLVKATVLKVLGKSGDRSVIPLLEKALKDEQPAVRLAAAGALYHTGQTAMWDTILKAASAPNPEERATALRMVGELKDARGLSVLLEAITNTQPSVRGAAASALGDLGKVQGIPALEHALEDKIPAVKTSAAISLGELGVKDSLVALRKALADQNPVVKAAVVSALLRVEEPFESVGEELYELAQNHDPGTRSAAGKAAGRAHGANMKAAIEFLSGMLKDPIPRPRIAAARALGQIGGVDLLPILKLALHDEDDAVRATVGGSIARILNHAKPSPNRAKS; this comes from the coding sequence ATGGCATTGCATAATGAGTCGCGTTCGCTTCTGACAATGAGTGGATGGATGGCGGTGGCGATGGCGACCGGGGTGCTCTTGTGCCTCTGGCCGTCGGCCGCGTCCGCGCGTTCGTTGAAGGAGGCGCAGGCCGCGTTCGACAAGAAGCAGTATCAGGAAGCCCTGGATCTCGTCGAACAAGTGACCAAAGAGCAGGGGCCTCAACCGGAGGCCAGGCGGCTCAAGATTCATTCATTGATTCTTCTAGCAAAGCCCAAGGACGCATTAGTCGAGTACGAGCATCTCGAGCGGGACTTGAAGCAGGACGACCGGGCGCTGCTGAAAGAAGTGGCGTTGGGGTTTGTGTATGTGCTCCTGAAAGACATGCGAGAGCAGATGCGTGGCGCGGCCTACACGGCGCTGAAAGATGTGGATTCCCCGGAGATGATTCCCGCGCTGGAGGATGGACTAAGTGACGGATCCGGACTGGTGCGCGCCTTGGCGGCAGAAGCTCTGGGGAAGCTGGAGGCGGGGCGGCGTTCGCCGCGCTTGCGTAATGCCTTGGAAGATCAGGCCGGGCTGGTCAAGGCAACTGTCCTGAAGGTGTTGGGGAAGAGCGGTGACCGCTCGGTGATCCCGCTCCTTGAGAAAGCTTTGAAGGACGAGCAGCCGGCGGTGCGGCTTGCGGCGGCGGGAGCGTTGTACCATACGGGGCAGACGGCGATGTGGGACACGATACTGAAGGCCGCCTCCGCCCCGAATCCGGAAGAGCGCGCCACAGCGCTGCGGATGGTGGGGGAGCTAAAGGACGCGCGCGGGCTGTCGGTTCTGCTGGAGGCGATCACCAATACGCAGCCATCTGTGCGCGGGGCCGCCGCTTCAGCCTTGGGGGACCTTGGGAAGGTGCAGGGGATCCCCGCGTTGGAGCATGCGCTGGAGGATAAAATTCCAGCCGTGAAAACGTCGGCGGCGATCAGCCTGGGCGAATTAGGCGTGAAAGATTCACTGGTTGCCCTGAGGAAGGCGCTGGCTGATCAGAACCCGGTGGTCAAGGCGGCGGTTGTGTCGGCGCTGTTACGGGTCGAGGAACCGTTTGAATCCGTTGGAGAGGAACTGTACGAATTGGCGCAAAATCATGATCCCGGAACCCGCTCCGCAGCCGGTAAGGCAGCAGGGAGGGCGCATGGCGCCAATATGAAAGCTGCGATTGAGTTTCTTTCCGGCATGCTGAAAGATCCCATTCCGCGCCCTCGGATCGCTGCGGCCCGGGCGCTCGGGCAGATCGGAGGGGTGGACCTGTTGCCGATACTGAAGCTGGCCCTACATGACGAAGACGATGCGGTTCGGGCTACCGTGGGTGGGTCGATTGCGCGCATTCTCAATCATGCGAAGCCATCACCTAATCGCGCGAAATCGTAG
- a CDS encoding carboxypeptidase-like regulatory domain-containing protein, translating into MKKGAMKVVFGVAAAAFLAAPLASFAGGTIAGKVTYAGKAEQKEFSFSKFPNPKFCPKNPNKSLMDGDKRFLKTIEVAKDGGLKGAVVSVVDIEDQAFQDGFKGTDVTAEFCEFLPFSGVVVNNKNFRAENKDADPDDPKSTLGVLHNPHSFVVKGSSSATGFNIGLAKKGDKLEKPVVFRGGAEKQGYYRLQCDQHEFMQSFFLPVWNPYHAVVKDDGSFELPGVPAGKHKVVVWHPFVGKGKLNEFEVEVAEGGTANLKAEIK; encoded by the coding sequence ATGAAGAAGGGTGCGATGAAAGTAGTATTCGGCGTTGCGGCCGCAGCGTTTTTGGCTGCGCCCCTCGCCTCGTTTGCCGGAGGCACGATTGCAGGGAAAGTGACTTATGCCGGGAAAGCCGAGCAGAAGGAGTTCTCCTTCTCCAAGTTCCCGAACCCGAAGTTTTGTCCGAAGAACCCGAACAAGAGCCTCATGGATGGCGACAAGCGTTTCCTCAAGACCATTGAAGTTGCCAAGGATGGTGGTCTGAAGGGTGCGGTCGTTTCCGTGGTCGATATCGAGGATCAGGCGTTCCAGGATGGATTCAAGGGCACGGACGTGACGGCGGAATTCTGCGAATTCTTGCCCTTCAGCGGCGTGGTTGTGAACAACAAGAACTTCCGTGCGGAGAATAAGGATGCCGACCCCGATGATCCCAAGTCGACCTTGGGTGTGTTGCACAACCCGCATAGCTTTGTGGTGAAGGGCTCCAGCTCTGCCACCGGCTTCAACATCGGTTTGGCGAAGAAGGGCGATAAGTTAGAGAAGCCCGTGGTATTCCGCGGTGGCGCGGAAAAGCAGGGCTATTATCGTTTGCAGTGTGACCAGCATGAGTTCATGCAGTCCTTCTTCCTCCCTGTCTGGAATCCGTACCATGCAGTGGTGAAGGATGACGGATCGTTCGAACTCCCTGGCGTGCCGGCCGGTAAGCACAAAGTGGTGGTTTGGCATCCCTTTGTCGGCAAGGGCAAGCTGAACGAGTTTGAAGTCGAAGTTGCAGAGGGTGGAACGGCTAACTTGAAGGCTGAAATCAAGTAG
- a CDS encoding carboxypeptidase-like regulatory domain-containing protein: MTGGKPTPKGYNLITFPDPVYCGRISTGTGWRILDEFSMASRQGLKDVVVVLTDVTKGKPFKFEPLTIEARDCRFLPFVTVVKDGSEVAVMNMDPVMHDIQAYETSQLGPRVLFNTPLPMNPHHKRFVSAESHEHLAGEPVTEVIHMTKGRRIFLMQCGFHAYMESWGFAVDNPYFALTGDDGTFSLTDVPPGDYTLMVWHPGVGTMLQRKVTVTEKGLSNVDFDFKAPQGRRSVHEIEQNPHYGPESLGKVVDIRPTLQRQVP; this comes from the coding sequence ATGACCGGAGGAAAACCAACCCCGAAGGGATATAACCTGATCACATTTCCCGATCCGGTCTATTGCGGTCGCATATCGACCGGAACGGGGTGGCGAATTCTTGATGAGTTTTCAATGGCTTCCAGGCAAGGTCTGAAGGATGTCGTCGTCGTCTTGACTGATGTGACGAAGGGGAAACCGTTCAAGTTTGAACCGTTGACCATCGAGGCGCGTGATTGCCGGTTCCTTCCTTTTGTCACGGTTGTGAAAGATGGTTCTGAAGTGGCTGTTATGAACATGGATCCGGTCATGCACGACATCCAGGCCTATGAGACCTCGCAACTCGGTCCTCGGGTCCTGTTCAACACGCCTTTGCCGATGAATCCCCACCATAAACGTTTTGTGAGCGCGGAAAGTCACGAACATCTGGCGGGCGAGCCGGTTACGGAAGTGATTCATATGACTAAGGGGCGAAGGATTTTTCTGATGCAGTGCGGGTTCCATGCCTACATGGAGAGCTGGGGATTCGCCGTCGATAACCCCTACTTCGCGCTGACGGGTGATGATGGCACCTTCAGTTTGACGGATGTCCCGCCTGGCGACTATACGCTGATGGTCTGGCATCCCGGGGTCGGTACGATGTTGCAAAGGAAAGTGACTGTGACGGAAAAGGGACTATCGAACGTCGATTTTGACTTCAAGGCTCCGCAAGGACGGCGAAGCGTGCATGAAATCGAGCAGAATCCGCATTATGGCCCTGAGTCACTTGGAAAGGTCGTAGATATTCGTCCGACATTGCAGCGCCAGGTTCCCTAA
- a CDS encoding multicopper oxidase domain-containing protein: MDCHWFTRVTSRALSVIAGGALVCLPLAASAETQPHVDHAAPQQTAMSHQLPSWAEKLKGQTIVEDAMAGKPERSAMVEQQHQRIMEHLTHDPQAQQVNTGMFNTQTMMHQYGAGGQDLLLMSDPRVEPVALSGGGKCPASAPVKQYNVSAINIEITLNQWLDFYPGYMYTLDENLDKVRAEETKNREARDKEGFDPGAVIPGVQAQWIQPLTIRGNQGDCVKIKLSNKLEGGEDVSLHIHGSSMVVSATGAAAATTNSDSIVQKEKSGEFEWYIHPSTQEGVRQFHTFANDRELTVMGLFGSFVVEPRGSEYLEALGSGDATPASSGWQVMIKNGTGPDFREFVLYYHEVGDEAFRPVNKKGDFLPQRDPLTDAYRPGGRAINYRSEPFGINNMHVQHEYFGFEDESMGYSSYTFGDPSPTIPRSYMGDPAKFRLVHGGSEVFHSHHPHGGTIRWPRSPRAIDDMNLWTTAGNGPVKYPVIRAKTDRVDVEVIGPSEALDLETECGSGLCQQLAGDFLFHCHVAHHYVAGMWGYWRVYNTLQQGDMRNDVMPDLLELPDRKGRIKGPITSDKLVGQTVDWFGKSFKIVEKGKSDWKSNPATVTIKDWVEMQLPTMGKPGHKNDEKGQTVSYDATVLDWAWEGTRALSEPESAIDNPKYKSTHPGKRHPITFEPLTGKVAWPHLTPHFGRRVMFSPNHVGAPWLEMIRRDANGEESVDQALPGENGNWSLCPENAGRKHYNVHFIKLPITIAKKIGKEPPVIDPNGLIYVLHEEEAEIRKNDDLKYPLVVRGNIYDCVDWTLTSEWDDDDYTNFQSSKINTHWHFLQFDNQASDGVITGFSYEQSVRPFTMLEKKNAKGLPAPMNTVVTAAAKKGANTITVKNAKQFHVGTLLLVGADNVKGNEISRIKAINGNTITLAKGLKNDHPANDIVTVEFVRQRFWVDADVGTVFWHDHAFGATTWPHGGFGTFIAEPVGSTYHDPKTGKLIRSGPIADIHTNEPVGHGVNNSFRELMVQVHDTVPHTVNIVTAGNPPGQPIEVALEAGKTVSFMMPEKIYMTPMPFLNGGTHTTGSGLNFRAAPVAQRLATNPDSSQIFSSLVHGDPYTPTLRAYVGDTMVFRLLHTLMNESMVWTLSGHTFWTERYASDANRKNSIHIGIAERYDLVVPEAGGSRHQAGDYIHFNGRSSKFSEGGWGIIRVLDKEQADLKKLPAGFSIKGEIPKPLPVCPADAPVKQFNVVAMDYAGMKFNAKAPESIEVDFERRILMTNAEAKIYALEEDTAKVAGGAHPMPLTLRVNSGDCVKVHLKNKMKDSKASFSAIGLAFDPKDSMGANVGNNPGDQTVAPGAEREYTYYADPFNGETTSLVWDWGNVMTNPRNGLFGAVVVGPKGSKYRDPKTGADLSNKNAWAADVIIDRSVPGNEMRANYRDVALFFQDEDNIIGTSFMPYVQNVAGLTGVNYRSEPYKFREEQGCSLGKVFQPCKADKPEDPATPLIEAHAGDPVRIHVLGVSNEQNGMFSVEKHEWPIEPFMRGADLISVVEFSGSETIDAFLPSAGGMYRLPGDYVYSNQRLPYSQSGQWGYVRVLPSGDTRLLPLAGASAGTKSAEVEQPVAHAIPVAAK, encoded by the coding sequence ATGGATTGTCATTGGTTCACTCGTGTCACATCGCGCGCCCTCAGCGTCATCGCTGGTGGTGCGCTTGTGTGTCTCCCGCTAGCCGCATCGGCTGAAACGCAGCCGCATGTGGACCATGCGGCGCCGCAACAAACAGCGATGTCCCATCAACTCCCGTCTTGGGCGGAGAAGTTGAAGGGGCAGACGATCGTCGAAGATGCGATGGCTGGAAAGCCGGAGCGTTCTGCGATGGTTGAGCAGCAGCACCAACGGATTATGGAGCATTTGACCCATGACCCGCAGGCGCAGCAGGTCAACACGGGTATGTTCAATACCCAGACCATGATGCACCAATATGGGGCAGGCGGTCAGGACCTCCTGTTGATGTCCGACCCACGAGTGGAGCCAGTGGCATTGTCGGGAGGCGGGAAGTGCCCGGCCTCGGCGCCGGTCAAGCAATACAACGTGTCGGCGATCAACATCGAGATCACGCTGAACCAGTGGCTCGATTTTTATCCCGGCTACATGTACACGCTGGACGAAAATCTCGACAAGGTTCGGGCGGAAGAAACGAAGAATCGGGAAGCCCGCGACAAGGAAGGTTTTGATCCAGGCGCGGTGATTCCCGGTGTGCAGGCCCAGTGGATTCAGCCGCTGACGATTCGCGGCAACCAGGGGGATTGCGTCAAGATCAAGTTGAGCAACAAGTTGGAAGGTGGCGAAGACGTCAGCCTTCACATCCATGGCTCCAGCATGGTGGTGAGCGCCACTGGTGCCGCAGCCGCCACCACGAACTCCGACAGCATCGTCCAGAAGGAGAAGAGCGGCGAGTTCGAGTGGTACATTCACCCGAGTACGCAGGAAGGTGTCCGGCAGTTCCATACATTCGCGAATGACCGTGAATTGACCGTCATGGGTCTCTTCGGATCCTTCGTTGTCGAGCCGCGCGGATCCGAGTACCTGGAAGCTTTGGGGTCCGGAGATGCGACTCCCGCCTCCAGCGGCTGGCAGGTCATGATCAAGAACGGGACCGGTCCGGACTTCCGCGAATTCGTCCTGTACTACCACGAGGTCGGCGACGAAGCCTTCCGCCCCGTCAATAAGAAAGGCGACTTTCTTCCTCAGCGCGACCCGCTGACCGACGCCTATCGCCCGGGCGGTCGTGCGATCAACTATCGCAGCGAGCCGTTCGGAATCAACAACATGCACGTGCAGCACGAATACTTCGGATTCGAAGACGAGTCGATGGGGTACAGCTCGTACACCTTCGGCGATCCGTCTCCCACGATCCCGCGCTCGTACATGGGCGACCCGGCGAAGTTCCGCCTGGTCCATGGCGGATCGGAAGTGTTCCATAGCCACCATCCGCATGGCGGCACTATCCGATGGCCGCGGAGTCCGCGCGCCATTGATGACATGAATCTGTGGACGACCGCTGGAAACGGACCGGTCAAGTATCCGGTGATCCGTGCCAAGACGGATCGTGTCGACGTCGAAGTCATCGGGCCGTCGGAAGCGTTGGACCTCGAGACGGAGTGCGGCTCCGGCCTGTGCCAGCAGTTGGCCGGCGATTTCCTGTTCCATTGCCACGTGGCGCACCATTATGTGGCGGGCATGTGGGGATACTGGCGGGTCTACAACACCCTTCAACAGGGCGACATGCGTAATGACGTCATGCCGGATCTGCTTGAGTTGCCCGATCGGAAAGGTCGCATCAAGGGGCCGATCACGTCGGACAAGTTAGTTGGTCAGACCGTGGATTGGTTCGGCAAGTCCTTCAAGATCGTCGAGAAGGGCAAGAGCGATTGGAAGTCCAATCCGGCCACCGTCACGATCAAGGACTGGGTCGAGATGCAGCTCCCGACGATGGGCAAGCCGGGACACAAGAACGATGAAAAGGGACAGACCGTGTCCTACGATGCCACGGTGTTGGATTGGGCCTGGGAAGGCACCCGTGCATTGAGCGAACCGGAAAGCGCGATCGACAATCCGAAGTATAAGTCGACCCATCCGGGCAAGCGGCACCCGATCACATTCGAGCCGTTGACCGGTAAAGTCGCCTGGCCTCACCTCACCCCGCATTTCGGGAGACGCGTCATGTTCTCCCCGAACCACGTGGGTGCGCCCTGGTTGGAGATGATCCGCCGGGATGCCAACGGCGAGGAAAGCGTCGATCAGGCCCTGCCTGGTGAAAACGGTAACTGGAGTCTCTGCCCGGAGAATGCGGGCCGGAAACACTACAACGTGCACTTCATCAAGCTCCCGATCACCATCGCCAAGAAAATCGGCAAGGAGCCGCCGGTCATCGATCCGAACGGCTTGATCTATGTCTTGCACGAAGAAGAGGCGGAGATTCGGAAGAACGATGACCTGAAGTATCCGTTGGTCGTCCGCGGCAACATTTACGATTGCGTGGACTGGACCCTGACCAGCGAGTGGGACGACGATGACTACACCAACTTCCAGTCGTCGAAGATCAACACCCACTGGCATTTCCTGCAGTTCGACAACCAGGCGTCCGACGGCGTGATCACCGGATTCTCCTATGAGCAATCCGTGCGTCCGTTCACGATGCTGGAGAAGAAGAATGCGAAGGGGCTTCCCGCCCCGATGAACACTGTCGTGACCGCTGCCGCTAAGAAGGGCGCGAACACGATCACGGTGAAGAATGCCAAGCAGTTCCATGTCGGCACGCTCCTTCTCGTCGGTGCCGACAATGTGAAGGGGAATGAAATTTCCCGCATCAAGGCTATCAATGGCAATACGATCACGTTGGCCAAAGGGCTGAAGAACGATCACCCGGCCAATGACATCGTCACGGTCGAGTTCGTGCGTCAGCGGTTCTGGGTCGATGCGGACGTGGGGACCGTGTTCTGGCACGATCACGCGTTTGGTGCGACCACCTGGCCGCACGGCGGCTTCGGCACCTTCATCGCCGAACCGGTTGGATCGACGTATCATGATCCAAAGACTGGAAAGTTGATCCGCAGCGGACCGATCGCGGACATTCACACGAACGAGCCCGTTGGTCATGGCGTGAACAACAGCTTCCGTGAATTGATGGTCCAAGTGCACGACACCGTGCCGCACACCGTCAACATCGTGACGGCGGGCAATCCTCCCGGGCAGCCGATTGAAGTAGCGCTTGAGGCAGGAAAGACCGTCTCGTTCATGATGCCCGAGAAGATCTATATGACGCCGATGCCGTTCTTGAACGGTGGTACGCATACCACCGGCAGCGGCTTGAATTTCAGGGCGGCGCCGGTTGCGCAGCGGTTGGCGACCAACCCTGATTCGTCACAGATTTTCAGCAGCCTGGTCCACGGTGATCCGTACACGCCGACCTTGCGTGCCTATGTCGGTGACACGATGGTCTTCCGTCTGTTGCACACCCTCATGAACGAGTCGATGGTCTGGACCCTGTCCGGCCACACGTTCTGGACCGAGCGGTATGCGTCGGATGCCAATCGGAAGAATTCCATCCATATCGGTATCGCCGAGCGGTATGACCTGGTGGTTCCTGAGGCGGGTGGATCACGACATCAAGCCGGCGATTACATTCACTTCAACGGTCGGTCCTCGAAGTTCTCCGAGGGTGGCTGGGGCATCATCCGGGTGTTGGATAAGGAGCAGGCTGATTTGAAGAAGTTGCCCGCGGGCTTCTCGATCAAAGGGGAGATTCCGAAGCCTCTGCCGGTCTGTCCTGCCGATGCTCCCGTGAAGCAGTTCAACGTCGTCGCGATGGACTACGCCGGCATGAAGTTCAATGCCAAGGCGCCGGAATCCATCGAAGTGGACTTTGAGCGGCGGATCCTCATGACCAACGCTGAAGCGAAAATCTATGCGTTGGAAGAAGACACCGCGAAAGTGGCCGGCGGGGCACACCCGATGCCGCTGACGCTGCGTGTGAACAGCGGTGATTGCGTCAAGGTGCATTTGAAGAACAAGATGAAGGACAGCAAGGCCTCCTTCTCTGCGATCGGCCTGGCCTTCGATCCGAAGGATTCCATGGGCGCGAACGTAGGGAACAATCCGGGTGACCAGACGGTTGCACCGGGAGCCGAGCGTGAGTACACGTACTACGCCGATCCGTTCAACGGCGAGACGACCTCGTTGGTGTGGGATTGGGGCAATGTGATGACCAATCCGCGGAACGGGTTGTTCGGTGCCGTCGTGGTCGGGCCAAAGGGATCGAAATATCGTGATCCCAAGACCGGTGCGGATTTGTCCAATAAGAATGCCTGGGCGGCCGATGTCATCATCGATCGCTCGGTGCCGGGCAATGAAATGCGGGCGAATTATCGTGACGTGGCTTTGTTCTTCCAGGATGAAGACAACATCATCGGTACGAGCTTTATGCCCTACGTTCAGAACGTGGCGGGTTTGACCGGCGTCAACTACCGGTCGGAACCGTACAAGTTCCGTGAAGAGCAGGGCTGCTCGCTCGGCAAGGTATTCCAACCTTGTAAGGCGGACAAGCCGGAAGATCCGGCGACCCCGCTCATCGAAGCGCATGCCGGCGATCCGGTGCGTATTCATGTGTTGGGTGTCAGCAACGAGCAGAACGGCATGTTCAGCGTTGAGAAGCACGAATGGCCGATCGAGCCGTTTATGCGGGGCGCTGACCTGATCAGTGTCGTGGAGTTCTCCGGCTCCGAGACGATCGACGCGTTCCTCCCCTCGGCGGGTGGAATGTATCGTTTGCCCGGGGATTATGTGTACAGCAACCAGCGCTTGCCGTACTCGCAGTCCGGACAGTGGGGCTATGTGCGGGTATTGCCGTCCGGTGATACGCGACTGCTGCCATTGGCTGGCGCGAGCGCCGGCACCAAGAGTGCCGAGGTTGAGCAGCCGGTTGCGCACGCGATTCCTGTCGCGGCCAAGTAG
- a CDS encoding DUF420 domain-containing protein, which translates to MFEFLRQPGFFGTHATMGADLSQLMATLFTGLFIIGWLQAKQHRGHHHHWLMLGGMVTMVGFFTAYYLFRQLGVLAFEGKEGFGGSQALYDYVFIPVLTIHIILVIIGLVMAVYMIVLGFRSQQFLSGARVLSAARLLTSWKKVSLIFAALLAVVMLLFGTRVMSAGFSMRKLEVYIGFLTLVAIVFAVEMGIQRIWPDGGQRHRALGRFTMIVYCILFLTGTFTYAMLYILYPGKIG; encoded by the coding sequence ATGTTTGAATTTTTGCGTCAGCCGGGATTCTTCGGCACCCATGCGACGATGGGGGCCGATCTCAGTCAGTTGATGGCCACGCTGTTCACCGGCCTCTTCATCATCGGATGGTTGCAGGCCAAGCAGCATCGTGGACATCACCATCACTGGCTCATGTTGGGCGGGATGGTGACCATGGTCGGATTCTTCACCGCCTACTATCTGTTTCGGCAGTTGGGGGTGTTGGCGTTCGAAGGAAAAGAAGGGTTCGGGGGTTCCCAGGCCCTATACGACTACGTGTTCATCCCTGTGCTGACAATACATATCATTCTGGTGATCATCGGGTTGGTCATGGCCGTGTACATGATTGTGCTGGGGTTCCGTTCGCAGCAATTTCTGAGCGGCGCACGGGTGCTGAGTGCCGCTCGGCTGCTGACATCGTGGAAAAAGGTGAGCCTGATATTTGCGGCGCTCCTGGCGGTGGTGATGCTGTTATTCGGAACACGCGTCATGTCTGCCGGGTTTTCCATGCGAAAGCTGGAGGTCTATATCGGGTTTCTCACCCTGGTCGCGATCGTGTTTGCAGTGGAGATGGGCATTCAACGGATCTGGCCTGATGGCGGGCAGCGGCACCGCGCCCTCGGCCGTTTCACCATGATCGTCTACTGTATCCTCTTTCTGACCGGAACCTTTACCTATGCCATGTTGTACATCCTCTATCCCGGGAAAATCGGGTAG